The Cryobacterium sp. SO1 genomic sequence ACCGCAAATGGCTCGACGCCGTCGCCGACAACATCGCGAACGCGAACACCGCCACACCCACGTCGGGGGTCGCCTTCCAGGCCCGGTACGTCGTTGCGCAGGAGGGTGCCGGCGTCTCCGGCGCCTACGTCACCGGCATCGCGCAGGGCGACGCGGAGGGCCTGCTGGTCTACGAACCCGACAACCCGATCGCGGATGCCGACGGCTACGTGCGGCGCCCCGACATCGACATGGCCGAACAGATGGGTGAGCTGATCATGGCTCAGCGTGGCTACCAGGCCAACGCCGCCGTCATC encodes the following:
- a CDS encoding flagellar basal body rod protein FlgC, with the translated sequence MGLDALGIAGTGLTLHRKWLDAVADNIANANTATPTSGVAFQARYVVAQEGAGVSGAYVTGIAQGDAEGLLVYEPDNPIADADGYVRRPDIDMAEQMGELIMAQRGYQANAAVIDRAKTSYEAALQIGRN